In Callospermophilus lateralis isolate mCalLat2 chromosome 10, mCalLat2.hap1, whole genome shotgun sequence, a single genomic region encodes these proteins:
- the Sema5b gene encoding semaphorin-5B isoform X2 yields the protein MVAPRPLVILLLLPSLTLLVSHLSSSQDVSSESSGEQQLCGLKEHPTVAFEDLKPWVSNFTFPGARDFSQLALDPSRNQLIVGARNYLFRLSLANVSLLQATEWASNEDTRRSCQSKGKTEEECQNYVRVLIVAGRKVFMCGTNAFSPVCSSRQVGNLSRTIEKINGVARCPYDPRHNSTAVISSQGELYAATVIDFSGRDPAIYRSLGNGPPLRTAQYNSKWLNEPNFVAAYDIGLFAYFFLRENAVEHDCGRTVYSRVARVCKNDVGGRFLLEDTWTTFMKARLNCSRPGEVPFYYNELQSAFHLPEQDLIYGVFTTNVNSIAASAVCAFNLSAISQAFNGPFRYQENPRAAWLPIANPIPNFQCGTLPETGPNENLTERSLQDAQRLFLMSEAVQPVTPEPCVTQDSVRFSHLVVDLVQAKDTLYHVLYIGTESGTILKALSTVSRGLRGCYLEELHVLPPGRHEPLRSLRILHSARALFVGLSDGVLRVPLERCAAYRSQGACLGARDPYCGWDGKQQRCSTLEDSSNMSLWTQNITACPVRNVTRDGGFGPWSPWQPCEHLDGDNSGSCQCRARSCDSPRPRCGGLNCLGPAIHIANCSRNGAWTPWSSWAQCSTSCGIGFQVRQRSCSNPAPRHGGRICVGKGREERFCNENTPCPVPIFWASWGSWSKCSNNCGGGVQSRRRACENGNSCPGCGVEFKTCNPEGCPEVRRNTPWTPWLPVNVTQGGARQEQRFRFTCRAPLPDPHGLQLGRRRTETRTCPADGSGACDTDALVEDLLRSGSTSPHSLSGGWAAWGPWSSCSRDCELGFRVRKRTCTNPEPRNGGLPCVGDAAEYQDCNPQACPVRGAWSCWTSWSQCSASCGGGHYQRTRSCTSPAPSPGEDICLGLHTEEALCATQACPEGWSPWSEWGICTEDGAQSRSRHCEELVPGPNACAGNSSQSRPCPYSEIPVILPASSVEEAASCGGFNLIHLVATGVSCFLGSGLLTLAVYLSCQHCQRQSQESTLVHPATPNHLHYKGGGTPKNEKYTPMEFKTLNKNNLIPDDRANFYPLQQTNVYTTTYYPSPLNKPSFRPEASPGQRCFPNS from the exons ATCTGAAGCCGTGGGTCTCTAACTTCACCTTCCCTGGAGCCCGAGATTTCTCCCAGCTCGCTCTGGATCCCTCCAGGAACCAGCTCATCGTGGGAGCCAG GAACTACCTCTTCAGACTCAGCCTTGCCAATGTCTCCCTCCTTCAG GCCACAGAGTGGGCCTCCAATGAGGACACACGCCGCTCttgccaaagcaaggggaagacgGAG GAGGAGTGTCAGAACTACGTGCGAGTCCTGATTGTCGCCGGCCGGAAGGTGTTCATGTGTGGCACCAATGCCTTTTCCCCTGTGTGCTCCAGCAGACAG GTGGGGAACCTCAGCCGGACTATCGAGAAGATCAATGGTGTGGCCCGCTGTCCCTACGACCCACGCCACAACTCCACAGCTGTCATCTCCTCCCAGGGGGAGCTCTACGCAGCCACAGTCATCGACTTCTCAGGCCGGGACCCGGCCATCTATCGCAGCCTGGGCAATGGGCCACCACTTCGCACAGCCCAGTATAACTCCAAGTGGCTCAATG AGCCAAACTTTGTGGCAGCctatgacattggtctgtttgcaTACTTCTTCCTGCGGGAGAACGCGGTGGAGCATGACTGTGGGCGCACCGTGTACTCTCGGGTGGCCCGCGTGTGCAAGAATGACGTGGGGGGCCGCTTCCTGCTGGAGGACACCTGGACCACATTCATGAAGGCACGGCTCAATTGCTCCCGCCCGGGCGAGGTCCCCTTCTACTACAATGAGCTGCAGAGTGCCTTCCACCTGCCAGAGCAGGACCTCATCTACGGGGTCTTCACCACCAACGT AAACAGCATCGCCGCTTCTGCTGTCTGCGCCTTTAACCTCAGTGCCATCTCCCAGGCTTTCAATGGCCCGTTTCGATATCAAGAGAATCCCAGGGCTGCCTGGCTCCCCATTGCCAACCCCATCCCCAATTTTCAG TGTGGCACCCTGCCAGAGACGGGCCCCAACGAGAACCTCACAGAGCGCAGCCTGCAGGATGCCCAGCGCCTGTTCCTGATGAGTGAGGCCGTGCAGCCAGTGACACCTGAGCCCTGTGTCACTCAAGACAGTGTGCGCTTCTCACACCTCGTGGTGGACCTCGTACAGGCCAAGGACACGCTCTACCATGTGCTCTACATCGGCACAG AGTCAGGCACCATCTTGAAGGCGCTGTCCACCGTGAGCCGCGGCCTCCGCGGCTGTTATCTGGAGGAGCTGCACGTGCTGCCTCCCGGGCGACATGAGCCCCTGCGCAGCCTGCGAATCCTGCACAGCGCCCGAGCGCTTTTTGTGGGGCTGAGCGACGGTGTCCTGCGGGTCCCTCTGGAGAGGTGCGCCGCCTACCGCAGCCAGGG GGCATGCCTGGGGGCACGGGACCCATACTGCGGCTGGGATGGGAAGCAGCAACGTTGCAGCACACTGGAGGACAGTTCCAACATGAGCCTCTGGACCCAGAACATCACAGCCTGTCCT GTGCGGAATGTGACAAGGGATGGGGGCTTTGGTCCATGGTCACCATGGCAACCATGTGAGCATTTAGATGGAGACAACTCAGGCTCTTGCCAGTGCCGGGCCCGATCCTGTGACTCCCCCCGGCCCCGCTGTGGGGGCCTCAACTGCCTGGGTCCAGCTATCCACATCGCCAACTGCTCCAG GAATGGGGCATGGACCCCGTGGTCTTCATGGGCACAGTGCAGCACATCCTGTGGGATCGGCTTCCAGGTCCGCCAGCGAAGTTGCAGCAACCCTGCGCCCCGACACGGGGGCCGCATCTGCGTGGGCAAGGGCCGGGAGGAGCG GTTCTGCAATGAAAACACCCCTTGCCCAGTGCCCATCTTCTGGGCCTCCTGGGGCTCCTGGAGCAAGTGCAGCAACAACTGCGGGGGCGGTGTGCAGTCGCGGCGTCGGGCCTGCGAGAATGGCAACTCCTGCCCAGGCTGTGGCGTG GAATTCAAAACCTGCAACCCCGAGGGCTGTCCAGAAGTTCGTCGCAACACCCCGTGGACCCCTTGGCTGCCCGTGAACGTGACGCAGGGCGGGGCGCGGCAGGAGCAGCGCTTCCGCTTCACGTGCCGCGCTCCCCTGCCAGACCCCCACGGCCTGCAGCTTGGCAGGAGGAGGACTGAGACGAGGACCTGCCCAGCGGACGGCTCCGGAGCCTGCGACACCGACG ccctggtgGAGGATCTCCTGCGCAGCGGGAGCACGTCCCCACACTCGCTGAGCGGGGGCTGGGCTGCCTGGGGCCCCTGGTCGTCCTGCTCCCGGGACTGCGAGCTGGGCTTTCGCGTGCGCAAGAGAACGTGCACCAACCCTGAGCCCCGGAATGGAGGCCTGCCCTGCGTGGGCGACGCCGCTGAGTACCAGGACTGCAACCCGCAGGCTTGCCCAG TGCGGGGTGCCTGGTCCTGCTGGACCTCGTGGTCCCAATGCTCAGCCTCCTGCGGTGGGGGCCACTATCAGCGCACACGTTCCTGCACCAGCCCTGCTCCCTCTCCAGGTGAGGACATCTGTCTCGGGCTGCACACGGAGGAGGCACTATGTGCCACACAGGCCTGCCCAG AAGGCTGGTCACCCTGGTCTGAGTGGGGTATATGCACGGAAGATGGAGCCCAAAGCCGAAGCCGGCACTGTGAGGAGCTTGTTCCAGGGCCCAATGCCTGTGCTGGAAACAGCAGCCAGAGTCGCCCCTGTCCCTACAGCGAAATTCCTG TAATCCTGCCTGCCTCCAGTGTGGAGGAGGCCGCCAGCTGTGGAG GGTTCAATCTTATCCACCTGGTGGCCACCGGCGTTTCCTGCTTCCTGGGCTCTGGGCTCCTGACCTTGGCGGTGTACCTGTCTTGTCAGCACTGCCAGCGCCAGTCTCAGGAGTCCACACTCGTCCATCCTGCCACCCCCAATCACCTGCACTACAAGGGTGGGGGCACCCCCAAAAATGAGAAATACACTCCCATGGAGTTCAAG ACCCTGAACAAAAATAACCTGATCCCTGATGACAGAGCCAACTTCTACCCACTACAGCAGACCAATGTATACACGACCACCTACTACCCCAGCCCGCTGAACAAGCCCAGCTTCCGGCCTGAGGCCTCACCTGGACAGCGGTGCTTCCCCAACAGCTGA
- the Sema5b gene encoding semaphorin-5B isoform X1 yields the protein MVAPRPLVILLLLPSLTLLVSHLSSSQDVSSESSGEQQLCGLKEHPTVAFEDLKPWVSNFTFPGARDFSQLALDPSRNQLIVGARNYLFRLSLANVSLLQATEWASNEDTRRSCQSKGKTEVCGLAVSSPLSFLPQEECQNYVRVLIVAGRKVFMCGTNAFSPVCSSRQVGNLSRTIEKINGVARCPYDPRHNSTAVISSQGELYAATVIDFSGRDPAIYRSLGNGPPLRTAQYNSKWLNEPNFVAAYDIGLFAYFFLRENAVEHDCGRTVYSRVARVCKNDVGGRFLLEDTWTTFMKARLNCSRPGEVPFYYNELQSAFHLPEQDLIYGVFTTNVNSIAASAVCAFNLSAISQAFNGPFRYQENPRAAWLPIANPIPNFQCGTLPETGPNENLTERSLQDAQRLFLMSEAVQPVTPEPCVTQDSVRFSHLVVDLVQAKDTLYHVLYIGTESGTILKALSTVSRGLRGCYLEELHVLPPGRHEPLRSLRILHSARALFVGLSDGVLRVPLERCAAYRSQGACLGARDPYCGWDGKQQRCSTLEDSSNMSLWTQNITACPVRNVTRDGGFGPWSPWQPCEHLDGDNSGSCQCRARSCDSPRPRCGGLNCLGPAIHIANCSRNGAWTPWSSWAQCSTSCGIGFQVRQRSCSNPAPRHGGRICVGKGREERFCNENTPCPVPIFWASWGSWSKCSNNCGGGVQSRRRACENGNSCPGCGVEFKTCNPEGCPEVRRNTPWTPWLPVNVTQGGARQEQRFRFTCRAPLPDPHGLQLGRRRTETRTCPADGSGACDTDALVEDLLRSGSTSPHSLSGGWAAWGPWSSCSRDCELGFRVRKRTCTNPEPRNGGLPCVGDAAEYQDCNPQACPVRGAWSCWTSWSQCSASCGGGHYQRTRSCTSPAPSPGEDICLGLHTEEALCATQACPEGWSPWSEWGICTEDGAQSRSRHCEELVPGPNACAGNSSQSRPCPYSEIPVILPASSVEEAASCGGFNLIHLVATGVSCFLGSGLLTLAVYLSCQHCQRQSQESTLVHPATPNHLHYKGGGTPKNEKYTPMEFKTLNKNNLIPDDRANFYPLQQTNVYTTTYYPSPLNKPSFRPEASPGQRCFPNS from the exons ATCTGAAGCCGTGGGTCTCTAACTTCACCTTCCCTGGAGCCCGAGATTTCTCCCAGCTCGCTCTGGATCCCTCCAGGAACCAGCTCATCGTGGGAGCCAG GAACTACCTCTTCAGACTCAGCCTTGCCAATGTCTCCCTCCTTCAG GCCACAGAGTGGGCCTCCAATGAGGACACACGCCGCTCttgccaaagcaaggggaagacgGAGGTATGTGGCCTTG CTGTGTCCTCACCACTTTCCTTCTTGCCTCAGGAGGAGTGTCAGAACTACGTGCGAGTCCTGATTGTCGCCGGCCGGAAGGTGTTCATGTGTGGCACCAATGCCTTTTCCCCTGTGTGCTCCAGCAGACAG GTGGGGAACCTCAGCCGGACTATCGAGAAGATCAATGGTGTGGCCCGCTGTCCCTACGACCCACGCCACAACTCCACAGCTGTCATCTCCTCCCAGGGGGAGCTCTACGCAGCCACAGTCATCGACTTCTCAGGCCGGGACCCGGCCATCTATCGCAGCCTGGGCAATGGGCCACCACTTCGCACAGCCCAGTATAACTCCAAGTGGCTCAATG AGCCAAACTTTGTGGCAGCctatgacattggtctgtttgcaTACTTCTTCCTGCGGGAGAACGCGGTGGAGCATGACTGTGGGCGCACCGTGTACTCTCGGGTGGCCCGCGTGTGCAAGAATGACGTGGGGGGCCGCTTCCTGCTGGAGGACACCTGGACCACATTCATGAAGGCACGGCTCAATTGCTCCCGCCCGGGCGAGGTCCCCTTCTACTACAATGAGCTGCAGAGTGCCTTCCACCTGCCAGAGCAGGACCTCATCTACGGGGTCTTCACCACCAACGT AAACAGCATCGCCGCTTCTGCTGTCTGCGCCTTTAACCTCAGTGCCATCTCCCAGGCTTTCAATGGCCCGTTTCGATATCAAGAGAATCCCAGGGCTGCCTGGCTCCCCATTGCCAACCCCATCCCCAATTTTCAG TGTGGCACCCTGCCAGAGACGGGCCCCAACGAGAACCTCACAGAGCGCAGCCTGCAGGATGCCCAGCGCCTGTTCCTGATGAGTGAGGCCGTGCAGCCAGTGACACCTGAGCCCTGTGTCACTCAAGACAGTGTGCGCTTCTCACACCTCGTGGTGGACCTCGTACAGGCCAAGGACACGCTCTACCATGTGCTCTACATCGGCACAG AGTCAGGCACCATCTTGAAGGCGCTGTCCACCGTGAGCCGCGGCCTCCGCGGCTGTTATCTGGAGGAGCTGCACGTGCTGCCTCCCGGGCGACATGAGCCCCTGCGCAGCCTGCGAATCCTGCACAGCGCCCGAGCGCTTTTTGTGGGGCTGAGCGACGGTGTCCTGCGGGTCCCTCTGGAGAGGTGCGCCGCCTACCGCAGCCAGGG GGCATGCCTGGGGGCACGGGACCCATACTGCGGCTGGGATGGGAAGCAGCAACGTTGCAGCACACTGGAGGACAGTTCCAACATGAGCCTCTGGACCCAGAACATCACAGCCTGTCCT GTGCGGAATGTGACAAGGGATGGGGGCTTTGGTCCATGGTCACCATGGCAACCATGTGAGCATTTAGATGGAGACAACTCAGGCTCTTGCCAGTGCCGGGCCCGATCCTGTGACTCCCCCCGGCCCCGCTGTGGGGGCCTCAACTGCCTGGGTCCAGCTATCCACATCGCCAACTGCTCCAG GAATGGGGCATGGACCCCGTGGTCTTCATGGGCACAGTGCAGCACATCCTGTGGGATCGGCTTCCAGGTCCGCCAGCGAAGTTGCAGCAACCCTGCGCCCCGACACGGGGGCCGCATCTGCGTGGGCAAGGGCCGGGAGGAGCG GTTCTGCAATGAAAACACCCCTTGCCCAGTGCCCATCTTCTGGGCCTCCTGGGGCTCCTGGAGCAAGTGCAGCAACAACTGCGGGGGCGGTGTGCAGTCGCGGCGTCGGGCCTGCGAGAATGGCAACTCCTGCCCAGGCTGTGGCGTG GAATTCAAAACCTGCAACCCCGAGGGCTGTCCAGAAGTTCGTCGCAACACCCCGTGGACCCCTTGGCTGCCCGTGAACGTGACGCAGGGCGGGGCGCGGCAGGAGCAGCGCTTCCGCTTCACGTGCCGCGCTCCCCTGCCAGACCCCCACGGCCTGCAGCTTGGCAGGAGGAGGACTGAGACGAGGACCTGCCCAGCGGACGGCTCCGGAGCCTGCGACACCGACG ccctggtgGAGGATCTCCTGCGCAGCGGGAGCACGTCCCCACACTCGCTGAGCGGGGGCTGGGCTGCCTGGGGCCCCTGGTCGTCCTGCTCCCGGGACTGCGAGCTGGGCTTTCGCGTGCGCAAGAGAACGTGCACCAACCCTGAGCCCCGGAATGGAGGCCTGCCCTGCGTGGGCGACGCCGCTGAGTACCAGGACTGCAACCCGCAGGCTTGCCCAG TGCGGGGTGCCTGGTCCTGCTGGACCTCGTGGTCCCAATGCTCAGCCTCCTGCGGTGGGGGCCACTATCAGCGCACACGTTCCTGCACCAGCCCTGCTCCCTCTCCAGGTGAGGACATCTGTCTCGGGCTGCACACGGAGGAGGCACTATGTGCCACACAGGCCTGCCCAG AAGGCTGGTCACCCTGGTCTGAGTGGGGTATATGCACGGAAGATGGAGCCCAAAGCCGAAGCCGGCACTGTGAGGAGCTTGTTCCAGGGCCCAATGCCTGTGCTGGAAACAGCAGCCAGAGTCGCCCCTGTCCCTACAGCGAAATTCCTG TAATCCTGCCTGCCTCCAGTGTGGAGGAGGCCGCCAGCTGTGGAG GGTTCAATCTTATCCACCTGGTGGCCACCGGCGTTTCCTGCTTCCTGGGCTCTGGGCTCCTGACCTTGGCGGTGTACCTGTCTTGTCAGCACTGCCAGCGCCAGTCTCAGGAGTCCACACTCGTCCATCCTGCCACCCCCAATCACCTGCACTACAAGGGTGGGGGCACCCCCAAAAATGAGAAATACACTCCCATGGAGTTCAAG ACCCTGAACAAAAATAACCTGATCCCTGATGACAGAGCCAACTTCTACCCACTACAGCAGACCAATGTATACACGACCACCTACTACCCCAGCCCGCTGAACAAGCCCAGCTTCCGGCCTGAGGCCTCACCTGGACAGCGGTGCTTCCCCAACAGCTGA
- the Sema5b gene encoding semaphorin-5B isoform X4 → MVAPRPLVILLLLPSLTLLVSHLSSSQDVSSESSGEQQLCGLKEHPTVAFEDLKPWVSNFTFPGARDFSQLALDPSRNQLIVGARNYLFRLSLANVSLLQATEWASNEDTRRSCQSKGKTEEECQNYVRVLIVAGRKVFMCGTNAFSPVCSSRQVGNLSRTIEKINGVARCPYDPRHNSTAVISSQGELYAATVIDFSGRDPAIYRSLGNGPPLRTAQYNSKWLNEPNFVAAYDIGLFAYFFLRENAVEHDCGRTVYSRVARVCKNDVGGRFLLEDTWTTFMKARLNCSRPGEVPFYYNELQSAFHLPEQDLIYGVFTTNVNSIAASAVCAFNLSAISQAFNGPFRYQENPRAAWLPIANPIPNFQCGTLPETGPNENLTERSLQDAQRLFLMSEAVQPVTPEPCVTQDSVRFSHLVVDLVQAKDTLYHVLYIGTESGTILKALSTVSRGLRGCYLEELHVLPPGRHEPLRSLRILHSARALFVGLSDGVLRVPLERCAAYRSQGACLGARDPYCGWDGKQQRCSTLEDSSNMSLWTQNITACPVRNVTRDGGFGPWSPWQPCEHLDGDNSGSCQCRARSCDSPRPRCGGLNCLGPAIHIANCSRNGAWTPWSSWAQCSTSCGIGFQVRQRSCSNPAPRHGGRICVGKGREERFCNENTPCPVPIFWASWGSWSKCSNNCGGGVQSRRRACENGNSCPGCGVEFKTCNPEGCPEVRRNTPWTPWLPVNVTQGGARQEQRFRFTCRAPLPDPHGLQLGRRRTETRTCPADGSGACDTDALVEDLLRSGSTSPHSLSGGWAAWGPWSSCSRDCELGFRVRKRTCTNPEPRNGGLPCVGDAAEYQDCNPQACPVRGAWSCWTSWSQCSASCGGGHYQRTRSCTSPAPSPGEDICLGLHTEEALCATQACPEGWSPWSEWGICTEDGAQSRSRHCEELVPGPNACAGNSSQSRPCPYSEIPGFNLIHLVATGVSCFLGSGLLTLAVYLSCQHCQRQSQESTLVHPATPNHLHYKGGGTPKNEKYTPMEFKTLNKNNLIPDDRANFYPLQQTNVYTTTYYPSPLNKPSFRPEASPGQRCFPNS, encoded by the exons ATCTGAAGCCGTGGGTCTCTAACTTCACCTTCCCTGGAGCCCGAGATTTCTCCCAGCTCGCTCTGGATCCCTCCAGGAACCAGCTCATCGTGGGAGCCAG GAACTACCTCTTCAGACTCAGCCTTGCCAATGTCTCCCTCCTTCAG GCCACAGAGTGGGCCTCCAATGAGGACACACGCCGCTCttgccaaagcaaggggaagacgGAG GAGGAGTGTCAGAACTACGTGCGAGTCCTGATTGTCGCCGGCCGGAAGGTGTTCATGTGTGGCACCAATGCCTTTTCCCCTGTGTGCTCCAGCAGACAG GTGGGGAACCTCAGCCGGACTATCGAGAAGATCAATGGTGTGGCCCGCTGTCCCTACGACCCACGCCACAACTCCACAGCTGTCATCTCCTCCCAGGGGGAGCTCTACGCAGCCACAGTCATCGACTTCTCAGGCCGGGACCCGGCCATCTATCGCAGCCTGGGCAATGGGCCACCACTTCGCACAGCCCAGTATAACTCCAAGTGGCTCAATG AGCCAAACTTTGTGGCAGCctatgacattggtctgtttgcaTACTTCTTCCTGCGGGAGAACGCGGTGGAGCATGACTGTGGGCGCACCGTGTACTCTCGGGTGGCCCGCGTGTGCAAGAATGACGTGGGGGGCCGCTTCCTGCTGGAGGACACCTGGACCACATTCATGAAGGCACGGCTCAATTGCTCCCGCCCGGGCGAGGTCCCCTTCTACTACAATGAGCTGCAGAGTGCCTTCCACCTGCCAGAGCAGGACCTCATCTACGGGGTCTTCACCACCAACGT AAACAGCATCGCCGCTTCTGCTGTCTGCGCCTTTAACCTCAGTGCCATCTCCCAGGCTTTCAATGGCCCGTTTCGATATCAAGAGAATCCCAGGGCTGCCTGGCTCCCCATTGCCAACCCCATCCCCAATTTTCAG TGTGGCACCCTGCCAGAGACGGGCCCCAACGAGAACCTCACAGAGCGCAGCCTGCAGGATGCCCAGCGCCTGTTCCTGATGAGTGAGGCCGTGCAGCCAGTGACACCTGAGCCCTGTGTCACTCAAGACAGTGTGCGCTTCTCACACCTCGTGGTGGACCTCGTACAGGCCAAGGACACGCTCTACCATGTGCTCTACATCGGCACAG AGTCAGGCACCATCTTGAAGGCGCTGTCCACCGTGAGCCGCGGCCTCCGCGGCTGTTATCTGGAGGAGCTGCACGTGCTGCCTCCCGGGCGACATGAGCCCCTGCGCAGCCTGCGAATCCTGCACAGCGCCCGAGCGCTTTTTGTGGGGCTGAGCGACGGTGTCCTGCGGGTCCCTCTGGAGAGGTGCGCCGCCTACCGCAGCCAGGG GGCATGCCTGGGGGCACGGGACCCATACTGCGGCTGGGATGGGAAGCAGCAACGTTGCAGCACACTGGAGGACAGTTCCAACATGAGCCTCTGGACCCAGAACATCACAGCCTGTCCT GTGCGGAATGTGACAAGGGATGGGGGCTTTGGTCCATGGTCACCATGGCAACCATGTGAGCATTTAGATGGAGACAACTCAGGCTCTTGCCAGTGCCGGGCCCGATCCTGTGACTCCCCCCGGCCCCGCTGTGGGGGCCTCAACTGCCTGGGTCCAGCTATCCACATCGCCAACTGCTCCAG GAATGGGGCATGGACCCCGTGGTCTTCATGGGCACAGTGCAGCACATCCTGTGGGATCGGCTTCCAGGTCCGCCAGCGAAGTTGCAGCAACCCTGCGCCCCGACACGGGGGCCGCATCTGCGTGGGCAAGGGCCGGGAGGAGCG GTTCTGCAATGAAAACACCCCTTGCCCAGTGCCCATCTTCTGGGCCTCCTGGGGCTCCTGGAGCAAGTGCAGCAACAACTGCGGGGGCGGTGTGCAGTCGCGGCGTCGGGCCTGCGAGAATGGCAACTCCTGCCCAGGCTGTGGCGTG GAATTCAAAACCTGCAACCCCGAGGGCTGTCCAGAAGTTCGTCGCAACACCCCGTGGACCCCTTGGCTGCCCGTGAACGTGACGCAGGGCGGGGCGCGGCAGGAGCAGCGCTTCCGCTTCACGTGCCGCGCTCCCCTGCCAGACCCCCACGGCCTGCAGCTTGGCAGGAGGAGGACTGAGACGAGGACCTGCCCAGCGGACGGCTCCGGAGCCTGCGACACCGACG ccctggtgGAGGATCTCCTGCGCAGCGGGAGCACGTCCCCACACTCGCTGAGCGGGGGCTGGGCTGCCTGGGGCCCCTGGTCGTCCTGCTCCCGGGACTGCGAGCTGGGCTTTCGCGTGCGCAAGAGAACGTGCACCAACCCTGAGCCCCGGAATGGAGGCCTGCCCTGCGTGGGCGACGCCGCTGAGTACCAGGACTGCAACCCGCAGGCTTGCCCAG TGCGGGGTGCCTGGTCCTGCTGGACCTCGTGGTCCCAATGCTCAGCCTCCTGCGGTGGGGGCCACTATCAGCGCACACGTTCCTGCACCAGCCCTGCTCCCTCTCCAGGTGAGGACATCTGTCTCGGGCTGCACACGGAGGAGGCACTATGTGCCACACAGGCCTGCCCAG AAGGCTGGTCACCCTGGTCTGAGTGGGGTATATGCACGGAAGATGGAGCCCAAAGCCGAAGCCGGCACTGTGAGGAGCTTGTTCCAGGGCCCAATGCCTGTGCTGGAAACAGCAGCCAGAGTCGCCCCTGTCCCTACAGCGAAATTCCTG GGTTCAATCTTATCCACCTGGTGGCCACCGGCGTTTCCTGCTTCCTGGGCTCTGGGCTCCTGACCTTGGCGGTGTACCTGTCTTGTCAGCACTGCCAGCGCCAGTCTCAGGAGTCCACACTCGTCCATCCTGCCACCCCCAATCACCTGCACTACAAGGGTGGGGGCACCCCCAAAAATGAGAAATACACTCCCATGGAGTTCAAG ACCCTGAACAAAAATAACCTGATCCCTGATGACAGAGCCAACTTCTACCCACTACAGCAGACCAATGTATACACGACCACCTACTACCCCAGCCCGCTGAACAAGCCCAGCTTCCGGCCTGAGGCCTCACCTGGACAGCGGTGCTTCCCCAACAGCTGA